A DNA window from Brassica napus cultivar Da-Ae chromosome A4, Da-Ae, whole genome shotgun sequence contains the following coding sequences:
- the LOC125608142 gene encoding uncharacterized protein LOC125608142 has protein sequence MGTEEDDATYMRRNKLLQEAITKQVMEDLVKLLDERYDQRAPGRQDQTTDHQQAPRRNGRERQEHAGSQETDNFYERDRARHSSASRHSSSSRHSSRRSRRDHEGRRYQRDELAGVKIKIPPFHGKADPDAYLEWEKKIDLVFNCRRYSEAKKIQIAVTEFYDYALSWWDQLVTNRRRNGEFPVETWAEMKALMRKRFVPSHYHRDLHQKLRKLTQGSRTVEEYYQEMELLMLRACISEDREATMARFLGGLNREIQDSVEMQHYLEMEEMLHKAILVEQQVKRKGHSRGNYGTRYQGAKEDKPSHQKESKSYQKDEDKPTSSFSKDKGKAEASTTRSRDVKCFKCQGRGHYANECTNKRVMILHDNGEYESTDEETEAEEDHSLEEEYVANPVVGRLLVARRTLSLQSKTEEMEQRENLFYTRCLVQGKVCSLIVDGGSCVNVASETMVKKLGLRVQKHPKPYRLQWLNEEGEMRVSTQVVVPLAIGKYEDDILCDVLPMEAGHIILGRPWQSDRRVIHDGYANKHTFEFKGRKTVLVPMTPKEVQVDQLQLQKKKEIDLPADSTKQLNFYAKSGDVKRSLCSNLPILLFIYKESLLTTTDIAPEYPSELVSLLQEYQDVFPEDSPKGLPPVRGIEHQIEFVPGSTLPNRPAYRTNPVETKELQRQVEELMEKGHIRESMSPCAVPVLLVPKKDGSWRMCVDCRAINNITVKYRHPIPRLDDMLDELHGSCIFSKIDLKSGYHQIRMKEGDEWKTAFKTKHGLYEWLVMPFGLTNAPSTFMRLMNHVLRSFIGLFVVVYFDDILIYSQSLEEHIDHLKTVLDVLRKEKLYANLKKCTFCTDNLVFLGFIVGVDGVKVDPEKVRAIQEWPIPKTVSEVRSFHGLAGFYRRFVKDFSTIASPLTEVIKKEVGFKWGEAQELAIQCLKEKLTHAPLLILPDFHKTFEIECDASGIGIGAVLMQEKRPIAYFSEKLGGATLNYATYDKELYALVRALQTWQHYLWPKEFVIHTDHESLKYLKGQNKLSKRHARWVEFIETFPYVIKYKQGKENIVADALSRRYVLLNTLDAKLLGFEQIKGMYENDPDFREAYNSCEKLAVGHYFRHDGFLFYDNRLCVPNCSLRDLFVRESHGGSLMGHFGVAKTRKTLQDHFFWPRMKRDVEKLCERCATCKQAKSKGSIPIHPETHPRSSSHGSEILVQFF, from the exons ATGGGaactgaagaagatgatgcaacGTATATGAGAAGAAACAAACTCCTACAAGAAGCTATCACCAAACAAGTAATGGAAGACTTGGTAAAGTTGCTGGATGAGAGATACGATCAGAGAGCCCCTGGTAGACAAGACCAAACGACTGATCATCAGCAAGCACCTAGGAGGAATGGACGTGAACGACAAGAGCATGCTGGTTCACAAGAAACTGATAACTTTTATGAAAGAGATAGGGCACGGCACAGCTCAGCTTCTAGACATAGCTCTTCCTCTAGACACAGCAGTAGAAGATCTAGACGTGACCATGAAGGGCGTAGGTATCAAAGAGATGAGCTTGCTGGAGTTAAGATCAAgatacctcctttccatggcaaaGCCGATCCTGATGCTTATCTAGaatgggagaagaagattgatCTAGTCTTCAATTGTCGGCGTTATTCAGAAGCTAAGAAGATTCAAATTGCTGTTACTGAGTTCTATGATTATGCtttgagttggtgggatcaactAGTCACCAATAGAAGGCGCAATGGGGAATTTCCTGTTGAGACTTGGGCAGAAATGAAGGCTCTCATGCGCAAGAGATTTGTACCTAGCCATTACCACCGGGATCTCCATCAGAAGCTAAGAAAACTCACGCAAGGCTCACGGACAGTCGAAGAATACTATCAGGAGATGGAGTTGTTGATGTTAAGAGCTTGCATATCTgaggatagagaagctactatggcacggtttcttggaggactcaaccgtgagatacaagacagtgtggagatgcaacactacttggagatggaggagatgctacacaaagccaTTCTAGTGGAACAACAAGTAAAGAGAAAAGGTCACTCTCGAGGCAACTATGGAACTAGATATCAAGGTGCTAAGGAAGATAAGCCAAGTCACCAGAAAGAGAGCAAGTCATATCAAAAGGATGAGGACAAACCTACTAGTTCTTTCAGCAAGGATAAAGGGAAAGCTGAAGCCTCTACTACAAGATCAAGAGATGTTaagtgttttaagtgccaaggAAGAGGACACTACGCTAATGAATGCACCAACAAACGTGTGATGATCCTTCATGacaatggagaatatgaatctACTGATGAGGAGACAGAGGCCGAAGAAGATCACAGTTTAGAAGAGGAGTATGTTGCCAACCCGGTCGTtggaaggttgctagttgctagaagaaccttgagtcttcaaagcaagaccgaagagatggagcaaagagagaatctcttctatactagatgtctagtacaaggaaaggtctgtagtcttattgtggatggaggcagttgtgtcaacgttgcgagtgagactatggttaaaaagttgggtttgagggtccagaagcatcctaaaccatataggctccaatggctcaatgaagagggcgaAATGAGAGTCTCTACTCAGGTTGTAGTTCCTTTAGCCATtggtaaatatgaagatgatATTCTATGTGATgtgttgcctatggaagctggacacattatccttggaaggccgtggcaatcagatagacgtgtgatacatgatgggtatgccaacaagcacacctttgagtttaaagggagaaagacagttcttgtgcctatgactcctaaggaagttcaggttgatcagctccaactacaaaagaagaaagagattgatctaCCCGCTGATTCAACAAAGCAACTAAACTTCTATGCCAAGTCTGGTGATGTTAAAAGATCTCTCTGCTCTAACCTCCctattcttttgtttatctataaggaatCACTCTTGACTACTACTGATATTGCACCGGAGTATCCGAGTGAACTTGTATCTCTTTTGCAGGAATATCAAGAtgtttttccagaagatagTCCCAAAGGACTACCACCAGTGCGAGGGATTGAACACCAAATTGAATTTGTGCCTGGTTCTACACTTCCCAACAGGCCAGCATACAGAACCAATCCGGTTGAGACCAAAGAACTACAAAGGCAAGtggaggaactgatggagaaagggcaTATCCGAGAGAGCATGAGCCCTTGTGCTGTTCCAGTACTGCTTGTgcccaagaaagatgggagctggcgcatgtgtgttgattgtagagcaatcaacaatataacagtgaagtatcgccatcctattcctagattagatgatatgcttgatgaattacATGGTTCAtgcatcttttctaagatagatctaaagagtggatatcatcagattaggatgaaagaaggagatgagtggaaaactgccttTAAGACTAAGCATGGGTTATATGAGTGGTTAGTTATGCCCTTTGGattgactaatgcacctagtactttcatgagattgatgaaccaTGTGCTTAGGTCCTTTATAGGTTTGTTTGTGgtagtttactttgatgatatcctaatctACAGTCAGAGTCTAGAAGAGCATATAGACCATCTTAAgactgttcttgatgtgttgagaaaagaaaaactttatgCTAATCTTAAGAAATGTACATTCtgcacagataacttggtctttttaGGTTTTATTGTGGGTGTAGATGGGGTTAAAGTTGATCCGGAGAAAGTAAGGGCTATACAAGAATGGCCAATCCCTAAGACCGTGAGTGAAGTaagaagcttccatggacttgctggcttctataggcgctttgtgaaagacttcagcaccattgcatctcccttgactgaagtaatcaagaaagaagtcggattcaagtggggagaagcacaagaacttgctaTCCAAtgccttaaagagaagcttactcatgcccctcttcttatacttcctgactttcataaaacttttgaaatagaatgtgatgcctcaggaattggtattggtgctgtattgatgcaggagaagagacccattgcatacttcagtgagaagcttggaggagctaccctcaactatgcaacttatgataaagagctgtatgccttggtgagagccttgcagacttggcagcacTATCTCTGGCCTAAAGAATTCGTCATACACacagatcatgagtctctcaaatacctcaaaggacagaacaagctcagcaagagacacgcaaggtgggttgagttcattgagacatttccttatgtcatcaagtataaacaaggtaaggaaaacatagttgctgatgcactatccagaaggtatgttctcttgaacactcttgatgctaagctattaggatttgagcagattaaaggaatgtatgagaatgatcctgatttTAGAGAGGCTTACAATTCTTGTGAGAAATTGGCTGTAGGACACTACTTTAGACatgatggttttcttttctatgataatcgattgtgtgtgcctaactgttctttgagagacttgtttgttagggaatctcatggaggaagtctcatgggtcactttggtgtTGCAAAGACTCGTAAaactttgcaggatcacttcttttggcctcggatgaaaagagatgtggagaaactatgtgagagatgtgcaacttgcaagcaagctaagtctaagg gatctatcccgaTCCATCCAGAGAcgcatcctaggagttcatcACATGGCTCTGAGATTCTTGTTCAATTCTTCTAA